The genomic region GACTCGCGCGGCCCGGTGCGCGTCTCCGAGGTCGAGCAGCAGCAGCGCAAGATCCTGCAGATCGTGCGCACGCTGGCCGAGCAGGGCCAGGTGGTGATCGGCGGCAAGGCGGAAGACGCGTATGTCTGAACGCGCGCGCGCCGGTGCCCCCAAGCTCACCGCGTACCAGCGGTGGGAGATGGCATCGTTCGATCCGAAACCGCCGCCGTCCGAGGAGGACAACGGCGAGGCGGCCGCGGCCGCGCTCGCGCTCGAATTGCAGCGCGTGCGCGACGCCGCGCACGCCGAAGGCATGGCGAGCGGCCAGGCCGAGGGCCATGCGCTCGGCCACCGCGCCGGCTACGACACCGGCTACGCCGAGGGCCTCGAGATCGGCCGCGCCGAAATGCGCGCCGAGGCGGTCAAGCTCGCCACCCTGGCCGCCTCGTTCAGCGAGGCGCTGCTGGGCGCGCGCGACGGCCTGGCCGACGAGCTCGCCCAGCTCGCCCTCGACATCGCGCAGCAGGTGGTGCGCCAGCACGTGCAGCTCGACCCCAGCACGGTGCTGGCCGCCGCGCGCGAGGCGCTGGCCGCCGAGCCCGCGCTCGCCGGCGCGCCGCAGCTGGTGGTGAGCCCCGCCGACCTGCCCGTCGTCGAGGCCTATCTGCAGGACGAACTCGACGCGCTCGGCTGGAGCGTGCGCACCGATCCGGCCATCGAGCGCGGCGGCTGCCGCGCCCAGGCCGCCTCCGGCGAGATCGACGCGACGCTGCCCACGCGCTGGGAGCGCGTGGCGGCCGCGCTCGGCCACACGAGCGAATGGTGAGCCGGCCATGACCGCACCCGCACCCGTGCCCAGCGCCCGCCCGGCTCCGGCCGCCGCCGCGATCGCCGCCAACCCGCACATCGCCCACTGGCGCGGCCGGCTCGGCGCGCTGCGCGAGCTCGGCGCGCTGGCGCTGCCGCTGCGCCCGTGCGGGCGCCTCACGCGTGCCGCCGGCCTGGTGCTGGAAGCCACCGGGCTGCGGCTCGCGGTGGGCTCGGAATGCATCATCGAGCTGCCGCCCGGCAGCACGCTGCCGGTGGCCGAGGCCGAAGTGGTGGGCTTCGCCGGCGACCGCCTGTTCCTGATGCCGACCACCGAAGTCGCCGGCGTGCTGCCCGGCGCGCGCGTCTGGCCGCTCGAACGCGCGCCGGTGGCCGACCCGATGACGGGCGCCAAGCGCCTGCCGGTCGGCTGGCAGATGCTCGGCCGCGTGGTCGATGCCTCGGGCCGTCCGCTCGACCGGCTCGGCCCGCTCGGCTCGGAGCTCGACGCGCCGCTGTCGGCGCCCACCATCAATCCGCTCGAACGCGAGCCGATCCACCACGTGCTCGACGTCGGCGTGCGCGCCATCAACGCGCTGCTGACGGTCGGCCGCGGCCAGCGCATGGGCCTGTTCGCGGGCTCGGGCGTCGGCAAGTCGGTGCTGCTCGGCACCATGGCGCGCTACACCAGCGCCGAGGTGATCGTGATCGGCCTGATCGGCGAGCGCGGCCGCGAAGTGAAGGAATTCATCGAGCAGATCCTCGGCGAGGACGGTCTGGCACGCTCGGTGGTGGTGGCCGCGCCGGCCGACGTCTCGCCGCTGTTGCGGATGCAGGGCGCCGCCTACGCCACCTCGCTCGCCGAATACTTCCGCGACCAGGGCAAGCACGTGCTGCTGCTGATGGATTCGCTCACGCGCTATGCGATGGCGCAGCGCGAGATCGCGCTGGCGATCGGCGAGCCGCCTGCCACCAAGGGCTATCCGCCGTCGGTGTTCGCCAAGCTGCCGGCGCTCGTCGAGCGCACCGGCAACGGCCCCGAGGGCGGCGGCTCGATCACCGCGTTCTATACGGTGCTGACCGAGGGCGACGACCAGCAGGACCCGATCGCCGATTCGGCGCGCGCGATCCTCGACGGCCACATCGTGCTGTCGCGCCAGCTCGCCGAGGCCGGCCACTATCCGGCGATCGACATCGAGCAGTCGATCAGCCGCGCGATGACCGCGCTGATCGACGACCGCCATCTCGATCGCGTGCGCCGCTTCAAGCAGATGCTCTCGCGCTACCAGCGCAACCGCGACCTGATCGCGGTGGGCGCCTACGCGGCGGGGCGCGACGCGCAGCTCGACCGCGCCATCGCGCTCTATCCTCGCATCGAGGCGTTCCTGCAGCAGGGCTTTCGCGAGTGCGCGCCGTTCGCGTCCTGCATGGCCGCGCTCGATGCGCTGTTCCCGGGTGAAGGAGGCTGATGATGGCCACAGGTTTTCCGTTGCAGATCCTGCTCGATCGCGCGCAGGAAGAACTCGACAACGCCACCAAGCAGCTCGGTCTCGCGCAGCGCGACCGCACCGCCGCGGTCGCGCAGCTCGACTCGCTGCTGCGCTATCGCGACGAGTACCACGAGCGGTTCGCCGCCGACGCCCAGGCCGGCATGCCGGCCGGCAGCATGCGCAACTTCCAGTCGTTCATCGACACGCTCGACGCGGCGATCGG from Burkholderia glumae LMG 2196 = ATCC 33617 harbors:
- the fliH gene encoding flagellar assembly protein FliH, translated to MSERARAGAPKLTAYQRWEMASFDPKPPPSEEDNGEAAAAALALELQRVRDAAHAEGMASGQAEGHALGHRAGYDTGYAEGLEIGRAEMRAEAVKLATLAASFSEALLGARDGLADELAQLALDIAQQVVRQHVQLDPSTVLAAAREALAAEPALAGAPQLVVSPADLPVVEAYLQDELDALGWSVRTDPAIERGGCRAQAASGEIDATLPTRWERVAAALGHTSEW
- the fliJ gene encoding flagellar export protein FliJ — translated: MATGFPLQILLDRAQEELDNATKQLGLAQRDRTAAVAQLDSLLRYRDEYHERFAADAQAGMPAGSMRNFQSFIDTLDAAIGQQRRIVAAADARIEATRPEWQAKKRTLGSYEILQARGVAQDEKRAAKREQRDADEHAAKVLRMRADAAAQSSK
- the fliI gene encoding flagellar protein export ATPase FliI → MTAPAPVPSARPAPAAAAIAANPHIAHWRGRLGALRELGALALPLRPCGRLTRAAGLVLEATGLRLAVGSECIIELPPGSTLPVAEAEVVGFAGDRLFLMPTTEVAGVLPGARVWPLERAPVADPMTGAKRLPVGWQMLGRVVDASGRPLDRLGPLGSELDAPLSAPTINPLEREPIHHVLDVGVRAINALLTVGRGQRMGLFAGSGVGKSVLLGTMARYTSAEVIVIGLIGERGREVKEFIEQILGEDGLARSVVVAAPADVSPLLRMQGAAYATSLAEYFRDQGKHVLLLMDSLTRYAMAQREIALAIGEPPATKGYPPSVFAKLPALVERTGNGPEGGGSITAFYTVLTEGDDQQDPIADSARAILDGHIVLSRQLAEAGHYPAIDIEQSISRAMTALIDDRHLDRVRRFKQMLSRYQRNRDLIAVGAYAAGRDAQLDRAIALYPRIEAFLQQGFRECAPFASCMAALDALFPGEGG